GTTCGTTGGCGACCGGAAACTGGTCCAACACCCGCCCCATCGCCGCTACGGCCGGCTGCGATTCGTCGAGCAATCCCTGGATGCTCGTCTCCGGGCGCAAGCGCAGCATCGACAGGACCGCCGCGATCGTCAGCAGCGCCGCCAGGATCAACGTGGTGCGCGGGAAGCGGGCCGGCCACTCGGTGAGCAGCCTCATGGCAATCGCTCCGCACGCGGCGGAGGTTCGAACGCCGTGGGGGCTGCGACGTTCAGCTCGACGTCGCGCAGTTGAATTACGATCTTACCCGATGCGCTCGTGGCGACGATGCGCCCCGGCCAGACCGTCGGCCCCACCTGGCGGTACCGGTCGAGCGTCAGGCTGAAGTGCTGCGTGCCGTCGCGGTCGGACATGGTGTAACTGCGGGCCGTCAGGGTCGGGCGGTCGATCTCGCCGCGAGTGATGAGCTCCTCGTGCCGCGTCACGATCAGCTTCTGGCCGGTCAACTGCACGCTGCCCCCCGCCTTGTCACCGGCCAGCAGTTGCAGCCACTGGCGGATCGCCCGCCCTGTGCCGGCCGAAGCGCTGCGCACCTGATCGGCCCGCGCATCTTGCCGGGGCAGGAAAAGCCACAAGCCGTCGGGATTCACGGTCAAGTCAAGCACCGCCTGCCCGAACTTATACGCCCGCACGCGCGCCCGATCGGGTGGCCCGAAGACGAACGCCGCGTCGAACTGCACGGTGCCGCCGTTGGGGTCGGTCAGCGTCACCGTGCCCTGGCCCGAGATGTCCTGCACCTGCTCGGCCCGGGCGCGCATGGTGGCGAGCGAGGCGCGCGAGTCCATCAGCGGATAGGTCGGGATGTCCTCCTTCGGCGCCGCGCAGCCGCACGCGAACGCGAGGCAGGCGAGGATGATCGTTCGCAGCATCACGGTGCCTCCAGCAGTTGTCGCTTGATCTTGCCGGCATCGTTGCGCGGCAGCGACCGCGCGAACTCGAACAGCCGTGGCACTTTGTAACTGGCCAGGCGTTCCTTGGTGAAGCGACGCAGTTCGATCACGTCGGGCGGCGTCGCGACATCGCGCGGCACGATGATCGCCTTCAGCCGCTGCACCGTCTCACTTTGCCGTACGGGCACCACGACGCAATCGGCCACCTGCGGATGCTGGCCGAGCACGGCTTCAACCTCCAGCGGGTTCACCTTCAGCCCACCGGTGTCGATGAGCAAGCGCACGCGCCCGGTAATGACAACGTTGCCCGCGGCGGTTAGGTGCCCCAGGTCGCCCGTGCGAAAATGGCCGTCGACCAAGGCCGCGCCCGCCCCCACGTACCCGCGGAACATCGACGGCGCCCGCACGGCGATCTCGCCTTCCTCGCCGGGGGCGACCGACTGGCCGGCGTCGTCCACGTTCAGCACGCGCACCGATACGCCGCGCATCGGTCGTCCCACACTGGCGGGTTCGAACGTCTCGGACGATGGCGACCCGAAGGTGACCGAGCCAATCTCCGTCATGCCATACAATTGGCCGACTCGCACGCCGAAGCGCGACTGGAACCGATCGTACACCGCCCGCGGCAACGGCCCACCAGCCGAGTAGACGACGCGCAGCGACGGCATCGTCAGCGATTCATCCCCCACCGCCGCCAGCATCTCGATCATCGACGGAACCGCCGGCCAAACGGTGATCGGTCCGGCCAGCGCCCGCGTCACCTGCGGCAGATCGAGCCCGTCGCACAGGTGCACCGTGCTGCCCGCCCACAGCGGCGCGAGCAGGCCGTGTTCCAAGCCGTACGAGTGCGACAACGGCACGCACGACAGCACATGATCGCGCCGGCCGAACCCGATCGCCTCGACCATGTTGCGCGCCACCGCGTCCAGCGATGCCGCGGTGCGGTGGACAATCTTAGGCTCGCCGGTGGTGCCGGAACTGGACAGCAGCAGGTCACCCCAATCACCAGCAATCGGGCCGTTCATCTCTTCGTCAAAAACTTCCGGACTTCCGTTCCAGCGATGAACGTCCCAACTGAGGGGCAAGCACTCCTCCATCGCAATTCGCGTGCTGACGTCGGCGACGATCGCCGTCGCTCCGGCGCGCGTGGCCATGTTGCGGAGCTCCGTCATGGTGAGTGCAGGCGCGACGGGCAAAACCCGGGCGCCGCAAGCGAGGATCGCGAGAAACCAAGATGCGAAGTCAACGCGATCGTCGCACCGCAGCATCACGACATCGGTGGCACCAACGCTGGTACACAACTCCACAAAACGCCCGCGCACCTGTCCCAATAGATCTGCGTACGAGATCCACCGCGAGGACTTAAGCTCGACGTACGCGATCCGGCTCGCGGCCGCATGGCATTCGATACGTCGGATGAGCTGAAGGTCGGTCATGGCCTGCATCCACTCATGCATCCCGCGCGACCCCGACGGTACGCGGCTCCGTCACGAGGCGACATCAGGCAGTCACGCCTGCAATGGCCGGCGCGTCGATCTGGGGCAACTGCACCGGCGCCTCGGCCACCAAGCTAAACCGGGCGCGCCGCGGCACCATGGGCACGTAGCGGTTCAGCACCTCGCACACCTCGAACAGCCACATGCGCCAGCGGAGGGCCCACACGGGTTTGGGGAACACCTGGCCTGCCAAGATCGAGATGATCGCGCGGTGCACCTGGTGCGGCCCGGTGCCGTGCAGGAACAGCTCGCGGAACGAATGGCGGTAGTACCGGCGGATCAGCCGCCACAGGACGAACGTGCTGCCCTTCACGAACCGCACGTACGCCGCGTGCGCCTTGGCCGGCGCCATCTGCCCCTTCATCACCGCGATCGCCAGCCGTGCGGCCTCGCAGCCGCCGTTCATGGCCAGCGTGACGCCGGTGGAGAAGATCGGGTCCAAGAATGCACCAGCGTCGCCGATCAGGAAGAACCCCGGCCCCGCGTGCGGCGAACAGGTGTAGCTGAAGTCGGCCAGCACGCGGTTCGTCGGCTCGCCCACCGCGTTGCGCATGCGGTGCCGCACCACCGGGCACCGCGCGACCGCCCACTGCAGCAGGCGGTCCGGCGCGACGTTCAGTTCCTTCACAAAGCTCGGTCGGGTGACGAAGCCGACGCTCGTCTTGGTCTCGGTCAAACCGATGATCCAGAACCAGCCCTCGTCGCACATGATGATCGTCGGGTGGCCGGTGGAGTCGCCGGGCAGGCGTTCGACGTGGTCGAAGTGCTGGAAGTAGGCGACCTTTTGCAAATGCGGGTCGTCGAAGTTCCGCCGTTGGCCCAAATGCCGACCGACCACCGTGCCATGGCCCGACGCGTCCATCAGCACGCGGCCGCTATACGTGCGGTCGGCGGTGGCCACCTCGCAGAAGCCCTCTTCCAGCCGGTTGATCTTCTTCACCGTCACCCCCTCGCACACCTCGGCGCCGGCCAGGCGGGCCTGGTCGATCAGCATCTTGTCGAAGTGTGAGCGTTCGATGTTGAAGACCGGCGAGCCCTCCACCAGCCCGTCGGCGAAGCGGAAGCGCATCGTGTTGTGATCGTTGCCCATGCCGAACTCGGCGCCGAGCTTCGTCAGGTGCGGCAGCTTCTTCAGCTCGTCCTCCAACCCAAGCTCGCGAATGATCGCCATGTTGCGCGGCAAAATCGATTCACCGATGTGGAAGCGCGGGTGATGGTCCTTTTCCAACACGATCACCTTCAGCCCCGCGCGGGCCATGGCGATCGCGGTCGTGCTGCCGCCGGGGCCGCCACCGATGATGACTGCGTCGTACTCGGGAGAAGCGTTCATAGCTCAGTCGATCCTTCGATTGGGGCGTATCCTTCGATTTCCACCAGCAGGTCCGGCCGACACAAATCGGCATGCCACACCTGCACATCGTCGCTGAATGTCTCACGCGACCATTCGGCGATTTGCGACCGATCCTCGGCCCGCGGCACGTATATTCGCACCTGCGCGAGGCGCGACAGGACATCATCCGCATCGCTGCGCGCGACGCCATTGGCGGGCACGGACTTTAACAACGTACGCAGGTGGTCCAGCGTTAGCTCGAACTGCCGCCGCAGCACGCCGGCGTGTCGGGTCTGCTCACCGGTGATGGCGGCGGTGCCGGAGATCAACAGCGCCTGTCGCGGCGCGCGCGTGAGCGTCGCCCGCGCAAAGCAAGGTGGCAATGGGCCGTACCGCGTCGAATAGCGGTACGCCGGCACCTGGTTGGCGTTCTCGATCGGCCGACCGGGCTCGTGCGTTGCCAGGGCGTGGATGACCAGATCATCCCCATCATGCCCCACCCCCGACGCCGCCGGCGCCAGCGAGGCAAGGCTCGGCCCGAACCACCGCGTCATGGCGGCGTGCCGGCCGGCGTTGAAGGTCATGTAGCGGTCGACCGCGTCGCCCATCGGGTCGCCAATACCTGGGACGTGGTTCCACATCCGAACGACGTGCGCGTGCGGGCCTGCGGCAATCGCGCACCGAATAACGTCGTATGCCGAGACGACGCGCGACCGGAACATGTCGGCATCAACGGCGGCGCGGGCGTCGACCACCCGAGCGGTGATCAGCGTGGCGTCGCGACCGGTCCGGATGGTCAACTGGACCGGCGCGGTCGATTGAACAGTCGATTCCGCTAACCCAACCCACGAATCCACCCACATCGGTGGCGCGCACTCGCGCGCCGCACTGACGCGAGCGGGCAGCAGAGGTTGTCGGATCACGTTCTGCATGAGAATTCAGAGTCGATGGCAACGCTTCCGGTCCCTCTCCCGGCACTCCGGGAGAGGCTAGGTGAGGGTGATTTCGATCTGCTGACGACCCTCGTTGTTCGAAATCGCCCTCACCTAGAGCGTGTTATGCACTTTCCAGCTCAGATGCTGGCTTGGGTGCCACGGTTTGGTACTCCAAGCCGTGCCGGTACACGCAGACACGGCTTGGAGTACCAAACCGTGGCACCCAGCGTCGTCACGCCTGCGTTACGGGCCCCCGAAAGCGCCTAACACGCTCTAGCCTCTCTCATGGGTACATGGGAGAGGGACCGGACTTCGCAAGTCTCACCTACATCGTAATCGTTCGCTCGGGCGCCAGCGAGATCGTGGCCGCGGTGGCGTTGCCGTTCCAGTCGGTGCAGAGCGTGGTGAACCGGTCGACGCGCTCGCCGGGCCGCGCGAACGTCAGGTCGCTGTT
This region of Tepidisphaeraceae bacterium genomic DNA includes:
- a CDS encoding NAD(P)/FAD-dependent oxidoreductase, whose product is MNASPEYDAVIIGGGPGGSTTAIAMARAGLKVIVLEKDHHPRFHIGESILPRNMAIIRELGLEDELKKLPHLTKLGAEFGMGNDHNTMRFRFADGLVEGSPVFNIERSHFDKMLIDQARLAGAEVCEGVTVKKINRLEEGFCEVATADRTYSGRVLMDASGHGTVVGRHLGQRRNFDDPHLQKVAYFQHFDHVERLPGDSTGHPTIIMCDEGWFWIIGLTETKTSVGFVTRPSFVKELNVAPDRLLQWAVARCPVVRHRMRNAVGEPTNRVLADFSYTCSPHAGPGFFLIGDAGAFLDPIFSTGVTLAMNGGCEAARLAIAVMKGQMAPAKAHAAYVRFVKGSTFVLWRLIRRYYRHSFRELFLHGTGPHQVHRAIISILAGQVFPKPVWALRWRMWLFEVCEVLNRYVPMVPRRARFSLVAEAPVQLPQIDAPAIAGVTA
- a CDS encoding class I adenylate-forming enzyme family protein; the encoded protein is MHEWMQAMTDLQLIRRIECHAAASRIAYVELKSSRWISYADLLGQVRGRFVELCTSVGATDVVMLRCDDRVDFASWFLAILACGARVLPVAPALTMTELRNMATRAGATAIVADVSTRIAMEECLPLSWDVHRWNGSPEVFDEEMNGPIAGDWGDLLLSSSGTTGEPKIVHRTAASLDAVARNMVEAIGFGRRDHVLSCVPLSHSYGLEHGLLAPLWAGSTVHLCDGLDLPQVTRALAGPITVWPAVPSMIEMLAAVGDESLTMPSLRVVYSAGGPLPRAVYDRFQSRFGVRVGQLYGMTEIGSVTFGSPSSETFEPASVGRPMRGVSVRVLNVDDAGQSVAPGEEGEIAVRAPSMFRGYVGAGAALVDGHFRTGDLGHLTAAGNVVITGRVRLLIDTGGLKVNPLEVEAVLGQHPQVADCVVVPVRQSETVQRLKAIIVPRDVATPPDVIELRRFTKERLASYKVPRLFEFARSLPRNDAGKIKRQLLEAP